The following coding sequences are from one Triticum dicoccoides isolate Atlit2015 ecotype Zavitan chromosome 4A, WEW_v2.0, whole genome shotgun sequence window:
- the LOC119284517 gene encoding FCS-Like Zinc finger 17-like, whose translation MISRSPSLFQIGEGEAQDQDQDQAGTSTMATAGELVGLRLIIQPSPRRQQRPALAVLRRSSVRSAAADLQESSGCRPFLGLEFLKCCLCCCKKIDGDMDVFVYKGEQAFCSAECRSQQIAREERREIEILVRKRRDAFHSRRAAPGKTIGGPDGHARVQISSFC comes from the exons ATGATTTCGAGGTCTCCTAGCCTCTTCCAGATCGGCGAGGGAGAGGCCCAGGATCAGGATCAGGATCAGGCGGGGACGTCAACAATGGCGACCGCCGGCGAGCTCGTCGGGCTCCGGCTGATCATACAGCCCTCGCCGAGGCGACAACAACGGCCGGCGCTGGCCGTCCTCAGGAGGTCGTCGGTGAGGTCCGCCGCTGCCGACCTACAGGAGAGCAGCGGCTGCCGGCCATTCCTGGGCCTTGAGTTCCTGAAGTGCTGCCTCTGCTGCTGCAAGAAgatcgacggcgacatggacgtctTCGTGTACAA GGGAGAGCAAGCCTTCTGCAGCGCCGAGTGCCGGTCTCAGCAGATTGCGAGGGAGGAGCGGCGGGAGATCGAGATCCTGGTCAGGAAGCGCCGTGACGCGTTCCACAGCCGCCGTGCAGCGCCGGGCAAGACGATCGGAGGACCGGACGGGCACGCGAGGGTGCAAATATCAAGTTTTTGCTAG